From the genome of Stigmatopora nigra isolate UIUO_SnigA chromosome 2, RoL_Snig_1.1, whole genome shotgun sequence:
GCATTATATTTAAAACCAAATAAGGATTTCAATTGTTGTTTCAATGGATTAATTGATTGATAATTGTTAATTTTTCAACTATCTGTTTAAGTGTTTTGAGTGATGCACTGATTctgaataaatcttttttttttttttttttataaattttggACTCACCGGGACTATACTTCCAGAATAATCTCAGTTTGAGACAATAAGTGAATACTCAATGTTTAGGGGCCCCAATAATGCCACTGTAGTCACCAATTctgcaataaatacaaaataaaacatttatttgaaatggtagctcatatataaaaaaaggcattGGATGAACAAATGTCACAAAAAGCAAGCTGAAAAGTACCAACAATGTTTGTGACCTCGTCATTTGTTGCTATTGACGGTGTCCAATCATTCTTCTGCTGTCAAATACAATGAGTACCAATCTGTCACATCCAATCTGTTTAAAGAGGAAGGATGGCCTCTTTCTCGGCGTCAAATCTCCCACTTCAAAAAGATTGGGCGTCTCGTATCCTTCATCATTTCATAAGTGCGTATAAAGACCTTATAGATCTGTCAATCATGTGGCtattaaaaataagttaaaactctttaaatgagtttatcacaagTAGCTGCCTGAACTAATAGAAGTGGAAAGGTGGcagcatttggaaaaaaactaaatagattggacatctagtccTGTCAATCATGGTCAATGGCGTatttacacccaaaaaaatccaatcaggACTGTCAATCACGGCCATTTAAAgactaaatgaaaaataagtagATGTCAAATCCTTTCAAAGTGGGAGTGTGGCTGGGAATAAGTGAACtttcccaattcaaatggattggacgcctcgtATCACCAATCATTGATATTGGTGAGTCTATGGAGCTTtaccaccaaaaaataaataaaaaatatcaataaggaAGTTGATACGCAGTGAGTGTCACCTATAGGTGCGCTGTGAGATTCTGAAAGCGGCATCGTAGCTGGATCGCCCTCTTCCTTTTTGAGACCCGTGCCTGGGCTTGTTGTCTGGAGACCATTCTGGAGGAGGCGTGTGAATGGGTTTCCACGGAATGGGGTTGTAAAAGCCGGGCGATGGGTGCAATAGGAAGGGGGCTGGAGCACAGGGAAGacaaaaacaggagaaaatTGACAGTAATGCCACAAAATCAATGTTGTATCGCAGGGgtggggaacctttttgacaaagagagccataaacaattcatcttttcaaacattattcctcgagagccatactcagaatttaaaagtaaaaatacatgaaaatgtgagcatttattattcatttcaccactttgaaagtaaaaaaaaatctgaatttttttgaaaatattatttcactgttgcaaAAGAGTccagagaagaaaaaatgtgatttaaaaaggcagagagccatataccaccacccatcaaaagagccacatatggctcccgagccataggttccctacccatGTTGTATCAAATGTATGGGATTGGACGGCGAGCCACACGGAGGTTCCCGCCCCTTAAAGGTATGACGGCACTCACCTGATTGCAGCGTTTTGGGACTGGCTTTCAGTTTCTGCTCGTTTTTGGCCAGCCATTCCTTAAAGTTCTGATCGGCTCTCTGTCGCCGTTCCTGTTCTTGCTGCTCCTTCAAAGTCTCGAGCTCCTGTTGAAAGACGAGCGTGACAAACAGAGAAGTGGCCAGAAATTTGGCTGGTTGGAAAAGACATCCCACCTTTTGTTTCCTTTCCTTTTCCAGCCTCTCCTGCTTCTTCTTTTGCATCCAATCTTTGTACTTTTGTTGCGCTTTCTTTTCagtctctttctgtttttccgCTCGAAGACGTGCCTCCGTTTCTTCTTGGGTGCTTTTCAGAAGCAAATCCTGTCTTTCCTAGCAACAAAAGAAAGTTTTCAATTGGAGGAAATCCAGAGATGAGGACATTTTGTTTGTTACCTGTTCTCTTTTGAGCTGTTGCCAGTCTcggatcttttttttctccaagagcTTTTTCTGTTGGCGTAGCATTTcttcttttgcttctttttcctTGAGGAAATGTGCCTGGTTACAgaaaggagaaataaaaaataaaaaagtaaccTCATATGTATTTTAACCTTTtgggttcaaatggattggacgtttatggcTGTCATTGGCAAGTCTGTCGCAGATTCCAAAATTatcggaaataaaaaaatgtctgtcaagATTAAATCCATTGTTAAATGATTGAATGTCATGAGAtattatttgaaattattattttgattacTGAACAGTACAGGtttagatttttatatatttttaattcattaattaatgttatttgttattcattcattatttatcaGGTCAAAAAGTATAATAATTGtctaatatttatttgttttaattttattaatagtactaaatataaacatttaattggATTTCATAT
Proteins encoded in this window:
- the LOC144193420 gene encoding uncharacterized protein LOC144193420 → MAGWCPPSSAAENFTSTPLKPNDTKHVQIPDFLEEEDSILEDDDSVLDDNDDTDSLVSPIYHDSYESESLGEEEGTPTPSEELESESLSPWQKWLVNKCKEEQVKMKKKIEEAHFLKEKEAKEEMLRQQKKLLEKKKIRDWQQLKREQERQDLLLKSTQEETEARLRAEKQKETEKKAQQKYKDWMQKKKQERLEKERKQKELETLKEQQEQERRQRADQNFKEWLAKNEQKLKASPKTLQSAPFLLHPSPGFYNPIPWKPIHTPPPEWSPDNKPRHGSQKGRGRSSYDAAFRISQRTYR